A window of the Chlorocebus sabaeus isolate Y175 chromosome 8, mChlSab1.0.hap1, whole genome shotgun sequence genome harbors these coding sequences:
- the LOC119618887 gene encoding neutrophil defensin 6: protein MRTLAILAAILLFALLAQAKSLQETADDAATQEQPGEDDQDFAISFEENGLSTLRASGSQARRTCYCRTGRCSRRETYSGSCNINGRLSNLCCR, encoded by the exons ATGAGGACCCTCGCCATCCTTGCTGCCATTCTCCTGTTCGCCCTGCTGGCTCAGGCTAAGTCACTCCAGGAAACAGCTGATGACGCTGCAAcccaggagcagcctggggaagaCGACCAGGACTTTGCTATCTCCTTTGAAGAAAATGGACTCTCTACTCTTAGAGCCTCAG GTTCTCAGGCGAGACGCACCTGCTATTGCCGAACTGGCCGTTGTTCCAGGCGTGAGACCTACTCTGGGAGTTGCAACATCAATGGCCGCCTCTCCAATCTCTGCTGTCGCTGA